The genomic DNA ATACCGGCCGGCAGAATTTGCTGCCGAAACTGCCGAACACCGATCGTGTAGTGATCGACGTGTCCTGCCTCGTCCCTCTCGGCCCAGGGCATGACTGACGGGACGGCGAGCTCGGTGACGTACTTGTCGATCGTCGTCGGGTCCAGGACGCGACTGGCGAACCCCGGCCAGGCGGGCGTGGAGGCAGGACCGGCCGGGAGGAAGAGGCAGGTTCCGCCGCCTAGGCCGGCCTTGATGAATTGACGCCTTGTGGCCATCTGAGTCCTCCTGGACACGGCCCCCCATCGGCTGTGGTCCCAGAAACCGTTCCAGTGTTTCGGACACAACGAAGAAGGGCCACTCGGAACGTCGCGGGCCGAGGTCTTCGTGCAAGTGCAGCGTTTCAGGTCGCCCGGATCAGTCGATACCCCTGCTGAGTCGCGACCACCCGCACGGCGGAGCCGGACCGGCTGCTGCGGGACGCAGTGCCTGGAGGGAGCTTCAGACAAGTTCCATGCGCACGTCCACGACGCCTTCGACCGCGCGAATGGCCCGAGCGAGAAGCGGCACCAGGGAACGGTTCTGGAGCGGCCCTCGCAGGGTGACGACACCATCCAGCACCGAGAAGTCCAGCTCGACCGGGGGAACGAGCTCCGCGACAACGGCGGAGCGGATCTCCTCGTCGATCTCCTCGTCCGGGCGCAGGAAGACCTTCAGCAGGTCGCTGCGGCTCACGACACCCTCCAGCATGCCGAGGCTGTTCACGACGGGCAGCCGCTTCACCCGCTTGCGCGCCATGATGCGGGCGGCTTCGGCGAGCGTGGCATCGGGGTGGACGGTGACGGCCGGACTCGACATCAGCTCCTCGGCCAGCACCGCGTCGGCTTTGGATGCCTCCTCGAGCTGGTCGGGCAGCTTCGGCTCATCCTGCCGGAATT from Streptomyces sp. NBC_01707 includes the following:
- a CDS encoding CBS domain-containing protein — its product is MTASRYTVSDVMTHTAVAIGREASYKEIVELMHQWKVSAVPVLEGEGRVVGVVSEADLLPKEEFRQDEPKLPDQLEEASKADAVLAEELMSSPAVTVHPDATLAEAARIMARKRVKRLPVVNSLGMLEGVVSRSDLLKVFLRPDEEIDEEIRSAVVAELVPPVELDFSVLDGVVTLRGPLQNRSLVPLLARAIRAVEGVVDVRMELV